The genomic stretch TTGTTGCCTTCGTTTGCATATAAGGAATATTATTCATTTCCTAAGAATTGAACAAATCTAGGCCCCTACTGATGTCGAAGGTGGGTGTCCCCTACTCGCTAGTTTTCTTgattaatctatttttttcgtttttttttttcttatctttaataatattttgattttaaaaaaaaaaaaatcttctatttAACACCTCTATCATGAAGCCTCTTAATTTCTAAATTTCATTGGAGGAAGTTTCTTGCCATCTTAGACAATGAGTTTAATCATTAAACTCCCATCTCCTATTGCATGTGgtcaaaactaatttttttcccaatctAATCCAATAGTCTAACGTGtcttaagagattctctcttcattgtggggtgaagagaaacttgaTCAATGTGCGAATGATAACTTATAATCTCCATAGAACTAACACATCCATTCGTGCACACAAGCATCCAGAAAACTATGCTCCATGCACGTTCATGTACTATAATGGGATGCCATATAAACCACTTTAACTAGCTTACTAAATAAATTTCCAAACCCAACTATCAAGGTTTAtcagatttgtttttttttggtaaaaggcTTATCAGTTTGAAGCCATACAAAAGGAGAGGTATACTTGCCTGCGAAGAATATTCTGTAATATAAGTGGCCCAAGATAATGAAAAACACACTAAAAACTTCAAGGTTAAGTGGAGAATAGGAGCCCCACGCATTATACCTTATATTTGTAATCAGTTTTCAGTTCCCACAGATGAGATACCAAAGAGATCTTCATtgcatatttttcaaatttattattTAAAGAATGGGACGTGTAATTAGGTCTTTAGTCTCAAACTTAAAGATCTAAGCTAGAGGTTTTAGggttaaaaaatataataagaacCCTATGAGGAAGATGGGTTTTTTTAAGGAGAAGATATATATAGTGGTGTATACTGTTTAAATGAGAGATAAGCTGGCCTTTGTTGGGTGCACACACGAATACAGAAACCCTTTTGATAAATGATAGTTGAGATGGCTTTTCAAATCATGGCTGTGGAAAATGTTATCTTTTGTGAGATAAGTGCTCTTCTTTCCAGTTATATCAACATTAATTAACCAAACTAGTACTACATTCCTGTACTTTGATGATACCCACTTCTAAGAAAGCTGGGAAATTTACTTAAAAGCTTTAAAACGAAATTACTGATGAGTCATGACCTAATTTTAGCTCTCAGACAATACGACacgtggggggggggagagagagagagagagagagagagagagagaggagttaatatataattttgaataaagaaagagaagggattGAATTAAATAGAAATGCAGTCTTAACCTAGCTAATTAAACAAATGGGATAAGCTACTTTTGCAAAGTAACCTTTCCAAGGTGATGCAAGAACACTTAATGGATGTCAATTTCACATGCCAGACCACAATGGGCTTTCCACTTAGAGGAACAACCCACTAGAGAAGGGTCTAAAATTAGGTCATCTCCTCCATCAGGTGTTTTACTCTTTAATGTTATGTACAAAAAATTCATATaatatgatattttttattcttaattagAGAAAATATCTTAGACATTtgtttaacaattttttttttttttaaggtaaaatcaaatttattgtaaagaagggggaaaagatATATACAAAACAACAGAAGGCAGGCCTAAATGCATCTCATGGACAGATCCCACAAGAACAAGGACACCCAACCCTCTAGATGAGAATCAAATGGAGTTATAGTCTCCACAACCAAAACTAGGAAAGAATTCCTCACGACCCCATGACCTAGACCATCCCCACAACCAAAACTAAGATGGATTCCCTCAAGACCCCACGACTTAATAGGACATCGATCCCCACAATGAAAACTAGGAAGGAATTCGTCATGACctcatgatctagggtcctagACCATCCCCACAACCAAAACTTGGAAGGAATTTTTGGAATTTCTTAATATGAGACCATCCCCACAACCAAAGTTAGGAAGGAATTCGTTTAACAAAGTAGTTATGATTTTTACTAACAAAAACATATATCCAGTGGCcatttattatgatttttgaCTAACAAAAAGCACATTCAATGGCCGCCAGTACACAACCAAAAATTACATGAATTTCTACTAAGCTAAGGTGCCaagtctccaaaaaaaaaaactagcttAGGTTAGCTTCTGTTTTGCCCTTTTGTTTAATTTTACTCCTCTAATTCATCCACTGACTTTGAATGGTAACCTTATCTTCCTCATGGCAATTATAGAATTTCCTGTGCTAGATTGGCTTTGGGTACTTCTGGGTCCCTTTTCTTTGTAAAAGATAATAAATCTTGGCCATTAAATTGATGAATCACCAATGCTTATCTGAAGAAACTAATAAATTTGAGGGAAGGCAACTTGATTTCTTTTCCTtatccaaaagagagagaaagataagaaagacaaattaaaaacaaaaaaagaccaGCTTTTCCCATGCAAGGGACCAACAGGACCCCAAAAACTGTATATAATTAACTAAAACCTCCTTAATGCTAATGACGTTGCTGAAAGTGGATCTTCTTCTTGTTAGGTCACATTATCTCAACTTCTTGtcccatgagagagagagagagagaattttaatGGAGATGACGACAATAATTAATAATAGAAGAGGAAGTTCCAGCCCTATCGTATGTATACTCAAGAGTGACTCAAAGTATCACATCTTTCTTTGTCACATATTTTCTAATCATATTTATACAGTAGTAACTTGATAACTGAAAAATGTAAACATCACAGGCCGAAATAATTAGGTTGGGTTTGGGAGATTAGACAAAGACCAGTGGCCCTTGACAAATTCTCTGATTCATGCTTCGTTCCATTAAAACCAAGAAAAGCTTCCCATCTCCAATTGAGACCACTCGCCGGATCTCATCCACTTTCAAATTCGTGTAAAAGTTGGTAATTCTACTTCTTAATTATGGAATAATAAGTTCCACAGCTCTGGGAGAGAATTCCATTTCGGAAGTTTTTTCTATCTCTACATCTGTTTCTTCCTCACTTTGCCCCCTTTCTTCCGTTTTTGAGGTTTCTTTCAGTTTCTTAGTGACAATATGCCTAAATAGTAGATATATGTGATAAATAAGAGAATACTAAAGATTCGAGCCATAGAATTTCTCAATTCTAATACAAGGTCCTTCTTAATCGATAAGTAATTAGATCTGATAAATGATTTTGGCATATTCCAGAATAATACAATCCAACCCATTTCATGAATAAAATGTGATCAATTAACCCATTAACAAAACTACTTGTTACAAACAAGATCTTGTTGTTACATCGAAACTAGAACTTGGTCATTTTCTTAGTTCATTCCTAGtgcaattttgaaaaattatggcCCTAATAGCTTGTTTATTGAAATTGTAATTAAAATAGGTTTTTCACTGACATGCTTACATTTTGAGAAGCAAGGGGTACTAAGGTtacgtacatttgcccctcccaaacctgTAATAGTAGAAGCTTCATGCATTGGggtgctattttttttttttttcctagtttgTTCGATCCCTCTTTTAAACTCGTAGAGTATAAAAGAAATCTTAATAAACTCAAAAATCTAGAAATAATTCAATTAATTTCATTGAATAAAGTATGTAAGTATAATTTTGATAcctcaaaattttaattaatatattttttttctttgtctaaCTGTTCTTCGAAATTTATATCAAGCTATAATAATTTGGGAACATGTAAAACCCTTTTCTTACAATTATAATATCTAGATAATTTATAGGGACTCtaatatttacttatttttggaCATTTTTCATACATGGTTCATTTAAGAACCCTTCCCACATGGCTCTCAAAATCTGCAATCATATTTTCAACATCACCTTTGACTCATCGTGTAAGTTAGTTATGTGGAAAGGAATTACTCAATGTGTTATAATCAATGGATCAATATTAGTCAAGATTTTGATAGTTATATTGTGGATGAGTTGACGATGGATGCTGAGTCAAGACCATGTTATCATTTTCGTTAGTTCGTAGGTTAAGACCCTATTGATAGCCATGTCAAAGGTGGGGTCTCTTTCTGCTTTTTTCTGATTTATGTTGTTCTTGTCCTCatgattttttaataattttatctttttagtGAAAAAGAGATTTTGACAGTTAAGTGAAAGATCTAATACATAATGAACCATATATATAAATCCTGTCTATCCAACATGTAAAATaaccacaataatcatatattggtttattttgatttgatggTCTTATAATTTATATCAATTAAATGGTGAGTTATACAGTGGAGAATCAAGATAAACCATAACTTTGATTTATAGACTATTATATTGGTTATAATTTGAGTAATCAAGATCAGCTATCCTTGTGGCTGAAAAATGGTGGATTATTTAGGGAAGATTTCTAAATGGCCGTACGTGTAAAAGATATTTCCTCTATTTGAAATTAATCCATTAAATTAATTCCGTAACTAAGAATAAGAGGTCACGTTTCATGCATCAATGTTTAGCAAATAACAAAGGGGCAACCCTTCTTAAATGATTCTAAAATGTGGCAGTTGAGTTTGTGGCCAAAAATGTCCATGAGTTATTTTTGACCATCTTCTTCTCTCACTAGAGAATGTATTCGTTGTTCTCACTAGAGAATGTATTAGTTGTTCGTACGATCACCTGATCATATGGATGAGCATACAACACATGTCCTACTTCTTATCATTACATAGGTGAAGATGGGTATATTTGGAAGCAAAAGGGAGAGATGTTGAATGCTCATTCATATGACCAGATGATTGTACGAGCAACAGATCCAATCTCCCCTCACTATGTCcttaatctttcttcaaatgaACCcacatttgtttattttctttattttttttttttggggggtgggggatgggggaggggggtggggggagaggggggcTAATGGTACCCGTGGGGGACATGCTTCAAAAGTACAATAGACCCGGAGAGAGGGACCGGAATATTAAATCCAGTATTTTCATGAGTTGCAGTAGTAGAATCATCTAAGACAATTAAGCTTTACCTTCCTAATTATTTAAACAAATTGTTTCTTTACGTGACCGTACTTTTAAGTACcaattgtttgttcttgttcaTTTTTAATTACTTTTTAAAAAGCAAGCCAATGCAGCCAACTCCCACCCATTTATATATAAACATCCACCCAACATTAAGGACACAAGAGGAGCCCTTCCACTACATTGGCATGTGAGTTTGAGGTCTTCCATATACCCATCTTCCTGcagctttccttccttgagcAGTTCATCTGGTCGGCGCATATCCTATCCATCTTCCCAGGCCTTCATCACTTGAGGTTTGATTAATAATCATTTGTTGGAAGTGGCTCTAAGTGAAAGATGGTTAATGGGATGGAAGCTTCAGGTGGGTTACAATGGAGGGTAAGGATGACCAATGGATCATCATCTGAGCTGCTAGTTCCAGAATCTGGTCCTATCCACAGAACCTGGCTAGGGCTCTTGGGTTTGCTTGTTGAGTTTACATCAAAATTTAGGAAGTTCTTCAAGAAAGCTTGGGCTTTAGGGGTTGATGATCCTAAGAAAGTCATCCATTGTTTAAAAGTAGGGATGGCTCTCACTATAGTCTCACTCTTCTACTATATGAGACCTTTGTATGAAGGTGTTGGAGGAAATGCTATTTGGGCAGTCATGACAGTTGTGGTAGTCTTTGAATACTCAGTGGGTAAGCATCCAAGTCCCTTAAATGATTTGTTGCAGAAGCTAGTGTCCTCTCTTAATTAATTTCTATGTTTAATTGATTTGTTGCAGGAGCTACACTAAGTAAAAGCTTAAACAGAATAACTGGAACTGTCGTTGCTGGATCACTAGCTATAGGTGTCCACTGGATTGCTAGCCAGTCTGGAGAGAGGTTTGAGCCTGTAATTCTTGGATCTTCAGTCTTCCTTTTAGGTTTGTGACATTTCATTAATGAACTACACAATAAGCTTTCATTTATATATTGAGACACACCTACATGACCTAAAAATtaactatcctttctttctttgtttttctctcaGCTTCAGCTGCAACTTTCTCTAGATTTATTCCAACAATAAAAGCAAGATTCGATTATGGTGCTATGATCTTTATCCTCACTTTCAGCTTGGTTTCGGTATCGGGTTTTCGTGTTGAAAAATTGTTTCAGATGGCACACACAAGACTGTCCACCATTGCCATAGGAACCTCTTTGTGCATGCTCATCAGCATGCTTGTTTGTCCCATTTGGGCTGGGGAAGAGCTTCACCTCCTCATCACTCGTAATATGGAAAAACTTGCCAATTCCTTAGATGGTAAGTCTCTTAACAACAACACTACTTATTGGGTTCATGGCAAGGCTCAAGAACTCGTATTTCGATCTCATTTTGACTGAAACAGTGCATTTTTGTGATCAAAACTATGCTAATTTTGGTTTTGCCAACTGTTTTTGTCTCTGAGCATGTCAAAACTCGCGAAATTTGAACCATAATTCATAGCACAATAACCACAGTAAAAAACTATACACTGTGACATTGATTATGTTAGTAATAGAATTTGAGAAGGAAACAATGTATAAGATAGTTGAAATGCACATGATATACagtcctatatatatatatatatatatatatatattgatatcttATCCTTTAACATGAAATTTAGGTTGTGTCACTGAGTACTTCAAGGAGATGAACAGTGATGGCGATGTCGAAAATGAGGATAAAGACAATAAAAGCTTATTAGGATACAAATGTGTGTTAAATTCAAAAGGAGCAGAAGacacttttgtaagtaattTAACTAATGAATTTACAAGTCTTGCCTATCTTCTTTCCTAAAATTTAATTTCCTTAATTCATATATCACTTATGAGTTATTACTTTTTATAGGCCAATTTTGCTAGATGGGAACCTGCTCATGGTCAATTCAACTTTTCTCATCCATGGAACCAATACCTCAAAATTGGAGCATCATTGAGAACATGTGCCTGCTGCATGGAAGCTCTTAATGGTTGCATTAATTCAGAAGTTCAGGTAATTAACAGTTCTTACAAACCCTATTGAGCACTACAAGTCTTCATTCTTTACTTTTCCACGTCGGATGTGTGAGTAGCCTGATGTGAAGACATATAGGTACTTAGGCACACTCTCCTTAACATTTACAACTCTAATAATTGTTTTGGATTTGTTTCCAAACTACAGGCGCCTGACTTTGTAAAAAGGTTTCTCAGTAATGCCTGCATAGTATTGAGCTCCCACTCTTCAAGGGTCTTGAAAGAATTGGCCATTACAATCACCACAGCCACAAGAAGATCTACTCAAATAGATTTATCAGTTGAAGATATGAAAGATGCAGTACAAGAGCTTCAAAAAACTTTAACATCCCTTCCTAGCCTACTCActccaccaccatcaccattcCCAGAAGCAcctgaggaagagaagaaagaacccATTTCAACACCCACCATAGTCCCTCTAATGGAGGTTGTTCCTCTTGTCACAGTAGCTTCATTATTGATTGAAATAGTGACTAAGATTGAAGGAGTGGTTGAAGCAGTGAATGAATTACAAAACTTAGCAGATTTCAAGCCTGATGAGACTGAAAAACTCAAGCCTACCTCAGATTACCAAGATCAACAAACCATGAAAGCTCTTCAACAAGTTTGAGTTTGTAGATTATTAATTTAGACAAGAACAGCAGCTCCTCCACAGGCAAAGAAGGAATTAAAAAGAGggtattttcactttctttatcTGTAAACAGGTCTTCTTGCCCTTTTGGAACTGATCATGATGAACCATCCTACAAGTTTTTAATTGTTGAGATGTGTCGGTCACATTCAAGTTTGAAGATTCCTTAATTAATCAATAACAAGGCAATGTTTCACATGAACAAGTTGGTCCAAagttgtttagggtttattagAAATTCACAGCTGAAGAGGTACGTACCAGATTGAATATTGGTAGTGCTTGTTCTTGGTGTATTGCATTACACTATGCACCGCACCCAACTCTATATTGCGTTCCACTGTGGAACAAGTGTATTAATTTGTAATAAACTGTGATTTCGGGTTAGATACTGCAATGGAACACTCTATTGATTTGTATTAAAGTATGATATCTGCTTCAAACTCCTCTAATGGAAGTTTTTCCTCTCCATCAATCATtgatatcactttttttttttttttttttttttttttttNNNNNNNNNNNNNNNNNNNNNNNNNNNNNNNtttttttttttttttttttaaatatatctcAAATAATGGACCCTTCTCACTTTCTTCCTCAATGctgttcttccttttcttgtgtTGCTCAAATTATTAGGTAGAGAGAACCAACTAGCATAAGAAGAAATATCCTTTGTTCAAGACAATTGATGTGGGACTACTACCAACAATGCGGGAATGGATAGCCATAAGAGCAACATAGGGTTTGGTAATGGAGCACTCTTGATGATAAGCCACAAGAAGCCAACCAGTATCTGAAGAAACATCCAACGTTACATTCCATGCAATTAATGTGAAACTACTTCCAACAACATGGAAaagtttcatttggttgcaaggggaattaaattGAAGGGAAGTGGAATTTTTAAACCTAATaaaaaaacttttgtaatcattacctcaaATGGTTGTTAATTATGGTAAGAAGTTTAACTAGTTTAGACAATTGTGTGGGTaatgattaagaaaaaaagttacttttttagatatgaaaattttctcttttcttcaatcaattCCCTTGCAGCTAGACGAAGCAGAAAGGAATAGCCATGAGAGCAACAAAAGGTTTTATGATGGAGTACTTCCTTAATATTAAGAATGAGGGAGGGGTTCTTGAGCAAGCAACATAGACAAATACACACTAATGGGGTGTGATGGAATGATTTCATATATAGGAGGGCAAAGGCCATTTCATGTGAAGATAAGAGTGATAAAGATAGAGAGTGCTAGCAtaccctcccccacccccacccaattTCAAGATTAAAATAAATTTCCAAGTAGGTCATGACAACTACACAtgttctgatgagcacatttatgtgtgaaatctagggtagtaaaacatgcattttacatatttagaatagagctaccttgggttttactctatttttgcaggttttatattttcaaggccttaaggactatcggacgctatatctccaattttacacgtaaagaggtcatatttcttttcatggttgtgaagaggacaaaattctgagcaagatggacatgttcaattaaaagtacgcattcgtttggttactcgtacaagtgattattcttttcaggtcagaaaaagaataatggatcagaactgaaccgagatgcaaaaccagcccgtttgcaattatctcagaggtacaaggaatacttcaaatgccaacaaggattgatggaccacatccttaagtgattggagattcgtttttggtaacaacaactatctagtgtagttggtgagctatggtgtgtaaaattccCTTCCTcatcaagaggtctcaagttcgaatctcatggttgttttttttaaagaattttgttgaagattttctgcttttcactcacttaaagcactaagggcaaaaaaaggaaagaaaaaaaaaggagaaataaagattgtccacacaaagcaagaagaaaatcgtcccttggagggagaaaaagaagagaaataaattagaaaaaaaaggaaagaaaataagcataaaaaatttaggaaatttctccaagtttatttctctcttctctctcctccatcttagcacttttggactcaaaagatcttactatcaattgtgggtttctctcttttaggaaagagaaatttgttaccctacctccccattccctataaatacaactcatgtaagatgAGGaaagacaattcattcttcttctagtttttttttagttgctctctctctccctctctcactctttagttttagttcttctctatttttgctttaatcacttttgtaatagttttttatgtcaattaatgcaagcactcttttatttttattcagcctttttatgtttatgatttatgcaattgagttgtaattttttaagttatagttcttgGCTTAgatttaggtgacaagatcacgagccgtggagcaattttttttcaagttcaagcattgattcaagtaattAGGCTTCTTCAGTagtcttttctcccccctctcattccctcttctgactaccctttctttcttaatttaggatttttattttcagttgttacattattgttatccttttccccaaggttcatggctagtgtatgtattggctttgcccctcctagccatagatccatcaatttattgcttttattttaattgtctccatttccctaaagccaagtagagtaacccttgtaagagtgactctctggtcaagtagggaatctcatattatgatgcatccctcgggctaagtagagaaacctacttgtgagtctctctctagctttatcccctttcttttactttatttttatttcagcatttttttcctttatttatttattttttttaattgcgtgggttgttaattttcagttatttatttatttaattttaattgcgtggcttgcgtctttaaattcttagatgacggaTGGTTAGGACGtaattttagatacatatgtttaggacggtaattagaattagat from Macadamia integrifolia cultivar HAES 741 chromosome 14, SCU_Mint_v3, whole genome shotgun sequence encodes the following:
- the LOC122060902 gene encoding aluminum-activated malate transporter 10-like, translating into MVNGMEASGGLQWRVRMTNGSSSELLVPESGPIHRTWLGLLGLLVEFTSKFRKFFKKAWALGVDDPKKVIHCLKVGMALTIVSLFYYMRPLYEGVGGNAIWAVMTVVVVFEYSVGATLSKSLNRITGTVVAGSLAIGVHWIASQSGERFEPVILGSSVFLLASAATFSRFIPTIKARFDYGAMIFILTFSLVSVSGFRVEKLFQMAHTRLSTIAIGTSLCMLISMLVCPIWAGEELHLLITRNMEKLANSLDGCVTEYFKEMNSDGDVENEDKDNKSLLGYKCVLNSKGAEDTFANFARWEPAHGQFNFSHPWNQYLKIGASLRTCACCMEALNGCINSEVQAPDFVKRFLSNACIVLSSHSSRVLKELAITITTATRRSTQIDLSVEDMKDAVQELQKTLTSLPSLLTPPPSPFPEAPEEEKKEPISTPTIVPLMEVVPLVTVASLLIEIVTKIEGVVEAVNELQNLADFKPDETEKLKPTSDYQDQQTMKALQQV